GCTGCAGTAACACGCGTATCGGCATGGCAGGACGCCAAACAACATGCACCATATAATTCACAGCGATTAGTATATGTAAGGACACGGCTGCACCTTTTTGAAAAATCtaatcttgcaaaaaaaaactaatttacaaaaaaggaaaactaaGCAGCACGCAGCTGGAAATTTTTTGGGGCATGGGGGCATGGGCGCAAAATCGACTCGTATAAACAGTATCGGCTACTTTCCTCGGAACATAGGATTTTCACAAgaattttgaagaaatataaTGTTCAACCAATAATTTGTGATggaaatttatattttataaagtttcacaaaagaaaatgtatttttttcacAATTTGTAAAATCTAATTTTCACAATAATTCCTTCcttcgataaaaaaaaaaatatcttctTTCTCGTAGACGGCTACTTGTTCAACCAAAATCTAATGTCAAAGGGGCCAGGTCAGAGACTCTAAGATCATCAAGGGTTTCTTGTAGTACTTGTGTGTTTAGTGGCTAATGAAGATATTGTGCGTGCGCATGCCACGGAAGGAATTGAAGTTTATTTATCGAAGAGCTGCTTTCCTTAATGGCACTAAACCATCACCACATGATGGAATGCTCATGCCTTTACCTACCGATCACAGAGCTTCTCAAGAACGATTCACAATTTCCGTACTGCTCGTACACATATTTATATGCTTGCATAGTCAGTCACATCACAAGTTACAATTTACAAAATGCAGGTGTATTTTCAGTCTTGTTGACAACTTCTTTAATTGTTAGGCCctcaaaaacattaaaaaaaacaataagatacgtctttttctctctttttttacagGAAGAAAGACACGGTAGTCAGGTTTGTTgattgttgtgtttgtttgcaTCAAGCTAAGCCCGTCCCCAGCTTTAGCTTTGTGTTGCGTACTTGACATTGTGAAGTGGATTGGTTTTTGTGTTTCAACACCAAGACTTGAAGCCATCAACCTTCCGAGAAAATGCACAAACCAAGTAAGCAAACGACTTGGTTTGAATTTTCATAGCTTCTGACTAAACCAACCTGATCGATCAATATATACACACCTAATGTTATCCAAATCGTTCATACGTGAGGCCTAATTTTGATGTTAAATATGAAGCAGCCAAGTTGCAGTACTTGTGATGGAAGGCATTTCTGATGCAATCGTTTCTGGCTTGTTTTCAAAGTAGTGATCTCACTCTCACCTGATAAGTAGCTTTCGTGCGATCATAGAGCAAGACCATAGAGCTGCAATTTGACAGATAGACCATAGAGCTGCAATTTGACAGATTTTAGCGTTGTTGCAACCGGATCAGATGCATTCAGACGACCTTGATTATTTATGTATTCACCATGCAGCATGTACTGAGACCAAACCTAGCCGTAGAAGCTGTATCCTAACAGGAATTAGCACTTCATGCAGTTTCTTGATATTTAAGCCAAAGTATGTTATGCATTTATTTTCCTAATGTGTAATACAAGATACAAGAGGACACTTTTGACAAAATATAGGAGAGGCTGAAATTTAAACTTCTCTTTTGGGCTTCATACTTTTTAATTCTTTGAAACAGCGTGATTCCATAAGGAAAGTGCTTCACACACTAACAACTTTTATACTACAATAACAGTGCAGGTATAGCCAGTTCTATTCATGCTACTCACGCCTCATGAACCCTTGTTACTCAACGTCGTGCCGTCATGCGTGAAGGCCTGTCGGTTGGAACACATGCATGGGCAAAAGATGGATGAGAACACATGCACAAACCATATGATCTAAGTTAGTTATCACTTGCATTTATGCTGTATAGTTCTTAAGGCTGCATAGTTCCTCTCCATATATTTatcacaaaaaaattcaaagataCCCAGGATTCTATGATGGCTCATTTTGTGAAATAGAGCAAGTAGATCACTGTTACAATCAAGAGCACCTTGTGGTTCCTCAAATCTAGTTCCCTAGACCATCTTGTCAAATCTTCTCGAAATTTATTTTGGCAGCtgatcccatttactctgataAAGTATTTGAATTAGGTAAAATTATTATCCTTATCCAACACTTATTGGGGGTGTTAATTTGAAGTGTTACCTTACAGGGTTTCCTTTTCGGTTAGCTATGTAGCAAACGAAAAGGGGGTGAATGGTCCTAGAGACATCAACATTTCTCACCTACTACAACTGGTGCAAACCTTGCAAGCATGCCTGGACGGGCAGGAGAGCTTAACAGAGAAACAGACGTACTAACCTTCGGCATCTATTGCATCTTTGGCCACAGACTGGCTTTGCAATTTTGCATGCACGCGTGGGGCTTGCATGGACCAATCATTAACTGAACAGACCACAGTTAACAGAGTGTTGAAAAACTGAATTGGATAATGAGTTTGGTGACCAGTCAGACCTCAGAACTAAAAGGAGGGAACTGCATTTTATAGTTAGACAGCCTGTATTTTCTTTGTCAGATTATGCAAATTCAGGTATCCACCAAAATGGCCAATTTATTGTGTATGCTTTCTGACAATGCATGACAAGTGTAAATCTATAGTTATCTCTGACCTATGGGTAAGCGCTAAATtctggttgattttttttaattgaattctAATTGGACTTTGAGAATAGTTAGCTCAGCTCAATGTTCACAGTCAGGTTGTCTGGGCAAAGTTGGCCCAAAACAGTTCAGTGGACCCAGCATGTGACAACCCAGTCCAATTGTAGAAGGACGACAAAAGTATGGCCCAGGTCAAGAGAATTTCAGGGGTACTTCGTTCTGACAAGCTTTTTCgtaatttcaaaattttggtatataaacataCTCAAATGGCCTAATGCTTTCCCATGCTATATCACCTTTCAGAATTTACATATTACATTAACTCATCCGCCCATCTACATGATTTGTTCTGCATTGAAACCAAGACCTGCAAGAGTTCAGTGAGACCGAGAGCGCAGCAACAAGAGTAATGTAGTGTTTTGAAAGAGCAAATAATCACGGTGTAGATCTGCGGCACCAGTTAAGTTGCAGACGACATGTAAGTATCTACACCAGTTGCTTGCATTTCATTTTATAGGTAAATACTACATAGCTTTGTCTTGAAAACTAGCTTTAGATAACTTAGTGCAGGTAATATTCACAAGTAACAAATCAGGTTTACCTTTCTATGATGCTCTGGAAGCTTTGCAGACAGTGAAGACTGCTACTCCAGTCTGAAGTCGTCTAGCCATATCAACACCTCGTTCCTCTTTGGATCAGGAAGAAGAGAATTCCAGTAAAAATAGTGATCAGAAGTACAATTATTAAAAGGTTGACTTGTGCTTTTTGGCAAAGATGGATACATATATGCGACCTCTAGACAATATTCTAGAACAAAACTCTCCAGTTGTTCAAGAGTCATGGGAGAGAAATTGATTCAGAATTTCATATCTCAATTCGAAGTAAATATAGAAGGTTTACAGGGAAATATACCATTAAGAAGCTTTGTGTCCTGGGATCATTGTAGCGTGCAAGCAAACAGCCTTGTTGAGGCTTCAATCCATCTTTGAGTAACTGCGAGCGCAGATCCTTCTCCTTCTGGAGGACAATTTCCTCATTTGGTCTTCCACTGAATTTTTTCACTGCAGCAATGCCTCTTTCGACCTTTCGCAAAGTAACTTCTTTCGTATTTGGAGCTGGTAAACTGATATAACAAAATTGCCATTAACTGCAGAAGTAAAATCATATAGATAATTGCAAATGTCCAATTTTGTTTATCTTTGTGCACCTATACAATATTCACAGCTTAAAAacttgtttgaaaaaaaaaaatagagacaagATGGTAAGCGACAAAAACACTGAGGAAAAGTGATAAAAAGGAAATGGCTGAAGCTGAGATTTGAATCCCTCTGGATCTACCTATTCAGGTCTTTGTTCATCGGCAGGACTATCTGGATGGATACATCTGAGAGTTTGTTATCAGAAGACTGAGTGAAGACAGGTGTAGTCATCGGGATCTTTTCAGATGAAGCATTCTTGCCAAATATATACCTACAGGTACATGTACTTTTCGTATAAGGGTATATATAGTTCGGAAAATCTGTATCAAATATTCGCTGACCACTTGCAATGGATAGAATAACACACCCGGTTACATTATTAAAGCCTGATGAACCTGTTAGTTTATCTCCTTTTGATTCAACTATTAAGAATGGTGCATAACTCCTAACCTGCAAAAAGAGTTTTGCTCAGACATATTTTACCTCAGGCAAAATTTGTGAAGAACTAAAACTAATAACCAGTCTTTTTACTGACTACCACTCTGCAAGTGAAAGGTCAAATAGGCAAGATAATACAAATAACAAAAAATGCATAGATAATTCAGGAAAACTTTCAGGTTGTAAATTATACGAAGAATGGATTATTAAGGCATGACAGTGATGTATCTTTGTATATATAATGCATTAATACCTCATAGTTTGCAGTCCTCTTCAGAATAAGGTAATTTGGTGTTTCTCTGTCTGGGGTCTTGTAGATCCGTAGCtatgaaatatgaaaaaaacCAGAGTCTCAAGTTCAAAGGTTTATTTGACAtctgaaaaaggaaaataatagGCTGATGGAAGATTACCTGCTTGAAAACATTCCATAATCCCTCAAATGAAAAGTATTCATTATTTTGTATTGAATCCCAAATGTCCTGCACTTCAGCAAGTCCGGAAATTATAATACTGTTTGATGAAAATTGAAAAGCACTACATTACTGGATATTCTAAATGGAAGGACTCAAGGACCTCACTGTATATAGTAGTCAAGACTCAAGGTAAGTACAATGTTTGATGGCAGGGAGTAGTAATAGTTTATCAATTATCATCTAAGAGGTTTTCTTTTAAGAGAGCCACAAGAACACTGCCTGAATCAGCAGGGGAGAAACGGGTTTCAAGGATACAAGAGTCAGTTGGCCATAACAAGAGACCACACAGGTCACATTCACACGCTGAAAATGAAAATATTTGTAGCCTGTCCGGCAGAAGACTATCATAAACTGCATAGATGGCAGGAAATAACAAGAAACAACTGAAATAAGGGAATCAAGAGAGAAACAAGAATCTGCCATGTCGtgtagctgctgctgctgctgttagCCACTCATCCACATATTTTACATGATAAAATACTGGCCAAAATCTCTGCACCACTCTGCACTCCTTGCATCCTACTGTATTGCCTTATCAACGATGTCATGATGGCAAGTGTAGTTATCTTAGAGTTCAGGTTATGCAAAACTACATCTGGAGACtggacaaaagaaaagaagaaaagagatgaTATGCCATATCTCGTCAAAAGCTAACAGTTATGGATGTTGTGCCTTGGTCAAGTATGGGAGCTAAGTGCAGAACTTTTCTGCAGGGTGAATAAGAAGCACTGTATTATAGGGAGAAGGTTGTATTGCGATACATGGTGATAACAAAGACATTGTTGACATAACTAATAACTAATAATAAGTATACAACAGTGTGAGCTAAATGTGAAACGACACTTTGACAGGCATCACATCATAGAAATACCGTCCGGTAATTTTTGTAGTGTGCTACTATTATACCTACCgactaccaaacaatgatctcGATATTACATTTCACTGTTACTACTCTCTAAACTGGAATGTGCATATATGCTTCAGCTGGAGGCAGATGCTGGACTGTGCAAATAGTAAGGACGGTGTAGAACTACAAGAACCACGCCACTTATTATTCTCGTCGTAAGTATTGAAAGCTAGAAATCCACATTTGCCTCCTGACAAGCAAGAATGCTTACCACATGGCTGTTGAACTTGAGATTCTGCGGGTTGACGCCCATGATCGACAGGCCGGTGAAGACCAGCTCCGGCTTCCAGGGCAGGAGCATAAACTTCATAACCATGGTCCACCTCGTTGTAATCTCGTACGGCCCTGTCTAGAACCAAATTCAACACGGTTAAGATGTCACAATGCGCAGGCGCGCTGTGAATCGCCGCCACGAGCTTGGCAACGCCGAGCTGGAGACGCGCGGAGAACCTGCTTGACGCTGTGGAGGTAGAAGTCGGGGCGGAAGAGGAGCTTGAGGAGGCGGATGTTGAAGAGGTAGCCGTCGATGGTGTCGTGGCGGGTGATGGGGTCGCGGAACCGCACGCGGTCGTCGTACGCGGCGCGGTCGATGCCGACGTCGTCGAACAGGTGCGGCAGGTCGACCCTCAGGAATTCCTTTAGCCGCCCTGCGTCGGCCGCCGagagcccgccgccgccgcccttatCCTCATCCTTCTCCGCCGCcggggccgccgcgccgccggtcGGCGTTGCCCGTGCCGCGAGGCCAGCGTTACGCCTCAGGAGCCTACGGGAGGACAAAGAGAGCGTCTCGGCATGGGGGCGGATacggagggaggcggcggcgagcgccGGTTGCGGTgggaggatgaggaggtggGAGCGGAGGGATGTGGTGGTGGCCATTGGTGCCGCTTGGTTTGTGTTGCGTTGGagtttctctctcttcacctttttcttcctttttgctATTTCCGTGTTTGATTTTTGGGCGCGTGTTAAAATTTGGGCCACGAGATTGTTGGTGGGCCTTGTCCAATTCCTAGCCATAGGCCCGGagtgaatgaatgaatgaatccGTACTCTTGGGTTCTTGGTTTTATGTATGAGGTTTCAGCTACATATTGAGAAGGAAGTAGGCTGAATAAAGTTATATTTGTTACGTAAAAAGATATTTAGTTAGCTGTATATGTTTAGACATGATGAGCTTTGGTCGATCGAATTTGATACCAcatgaagaatataaaaattGAGTGTGATTagttatttatataaaaatgatTTTCTAACACAAATAAGTGAGTCGATCTATATGAACGGATATAGTGACCTGCATCCATACCAAGTTGCAAAGTTAGGCTGAAGATGTATATTTACATCCGCTGAACCAGTCTATAACAGTGGATGCGAACAAACAAACTTCCCCATAAGATTATATGTATTCATCAGGCCAAGTTAGAGTAAATTTGGACAACTAAACAAACCCTTGTCTTTTTCAGAACGGACGACAGATGCAAAAAATCCATGAGCAACACAAAATTTTTATACTAGACAATTCAATTTACATATAAACTTGTAGAAATTCTAATGTTCCAGAGCGAATTAGGACCTAATGAAATCATACTTACTAACTATTAAATGGTGATAAGCAAGAATTGCACTGCCAATTCCTTCAATGATAACTATTCGGAATCTGAATAATCTGGATAAACATTTTGAAACAGGGGACTGTCCCTCAAATATTctcataatattatttttttcatcagaATTTGTCCAACTTGTGTTTTGTGGATGACACTACTGTGACCGCAGGACGCAGGTTGAAATGAGTTTTGTCCCCCACTTCTGCCACAAAGTGGTTCACTTGCCATAGGAGAAGTCAGTGAAACAACTCAACCGCAagctaaaaatatatatcagtATAAATTagcagaaaaacaaaaaagttaaTGTGAGAATAAGATTTAGTTGATACTAAATGTTTGCATTAGGTAATACAGTCTATTACTGCAAGCTAATTTTGATGAACTtgctcacaagtcacaagtgtTATAATACAAAAGAACAAACAAGCCCTCAGatatttttcaaagaaaattgaTAAATAGTGCAGGAAAGAAAAAATCCTACAAACATAGCGATTCCATTGTATTAGCTGTTCTGAGTTGTGACATCATGAGCAGCAGCCGGCACTCAGTCAGGCGGCGAAAAACTACAATCTGGTTCCTACTAAGTCAGGTAAAGACTACAGTAGAGATATCACTTGCAGTATTGAAACATACGACTCTGATTAAAAGGGTTAGGTTTACTCGAACACAGACTAACATGTCAATAAGTCATCGGCATGCCGAGATAGCGAGCAGGTAAAGTTCTTGATCATGGCGGCATGACAAATTCATTGCTAAAGATGTCTGAAACAATCTCTCAAGTGCCTTCAAAGACAACCAACCGCTGCTATCTATTATCCACTTTCTGCAGAGCATTCTTGTTCAGTTTCTCCCCGTGACCCTTTATCTCCATGAAGGCTTTGCATAGTGCTTCCTTGGCAACTCTGAAGGCACCAGCTGATACAGCTCCCTTTTCTGCACATTTCATCGCGTCGCGAACGAGATCATTATATCTTGATGACACAGAATCTGCGCTGCTGCTTTCATTTCCAAGATTAGGTCCAATCAGTTCTGGCCCTGTCTTTGCCTTCTTTGTCCATCGCTTTGTGACGCATGGCTCTGGAAGCATGATGATGCCAGCCAAGATGAATACTCCAAGGACATGCCTGCATAATATTGCTGAGAAAGCAAACCGGCAGCAATCACACCAAGCCTTCTTCTCAGCAACGTTGTAGACAACAGTGTGTCTGGTAGGCGGATCACCGTATCTTTCCACATAGTACTTCATGTATGGTCCGTCCTGAACCTTAACAGCATAATAATGTTGCGATGCTTCAAACAGTTCTACTTGGAACGTTTCAAATGCAACCTTGGTGTATATGCTCCCAGCTTGTTTTTCCAAGATCGTATCGGTTTTCAGAAGCTGTTGAGGAGGAAATGAAGTGAAATCTTTCTGGGCTTCATTTGCGTACAAACCGtctatgtattgatcaaatTTAGTGATGAAAGTATTCAGAGAAACTCTTGCACTGAAGTTTTTCCTAAAAAACCTACCAACTGTATCTACTCTATGGGTTAATGACAACTCAGCGAAGAAGGAGCTGGTTAGGTATGCAGGAACCCATTTGTGCCTTATTTCATACAGTGATTGCAACCAAGTATCATCTCTCAGGCCATACTTGTCAAGAATGGAGCCCCAGCACATGTCAAAAACAGACACAGTATCACAACCATTGACACATTTCTTTAGCTCATCATGAAACCCAGGGAATCTCGTGTAGATATCAGACAGTCTCTTCTTGCATCTAGACAACATTCGCCATCTGCAGAGACGATGGAAACATTGAGGAAATACTTTGGCAACTGCAGCTGCCATTGCCTTGCCTTCATCAGTAGTAAAGGAAAACGGCAACCGTTTATCCATTGCTGTCAACCATGCCTCAAAAAGCCAAGCATATGAAGATTCTGTCCTGTCCAAAATTAATGCACAACCAAAAACAACAGTGTCGCCGTGGTGATTCACGCCTGTGAAAGCTGCAAAGGGCAACATATTCTCGTTTTGACTATAAGTAGTGTCGAAGTAAACAGCATCTCCAAAGTATGTGTATGCCATTCTAGCCCTTGCATCAACCCAAACTGCATTGCTTACACAGTTTCTGCTGTCAACTTGCATCGTATAGAAAAAACCAGAGTTCTCTGACTGCATCCTCATGAAGTAACTGAAGAGAGCTTGTGCATCTGTATCTCCAAACACATTCCTCCGCACCTCTTGCAATTGGTTCTCATGTTCCTGGAACTTCCCAGATAGGCGGCGGAGCTGGACCTCCCGCGCCCTGTCTGCACTAACAATGACATGAGTGTGTTCCAGCACCAACTTTGTGATGACCCACTTTTCTGGGCCCCTGCGCACCACCTCCATCATTGCTGGGCATCCATCCCGTATGGAGAGCcgtttcctcttcttcttgttgctaggcTCAACAGGCTTCTTCTTGTGATGTCCCTCTTTCAAGCACACAAAACGCTTCATGACGAGTACCTCAACACCCTTTCTCCGCTCACTTCGAGATCGTGCAACACGAATCCCGAACCCAAAGCGTAGCGCATATGCATTGTAGAATGCCCGTGCAGCTGCATCAGACTCGAATTCCATGCCCATATGTGGTTCATCATTTTTGCCCATCACATCGGCTGCCATCCGCAGCTCATTTCCAACATGTGACATTGCGCCCTCAGAAGGGTCAATCTGATGGATCTGGGGAGCCATAACACCAGTTCCTTGGTCAATATTCTCGGTGCCTGTATCGTCCTCGACATCGATGAAATCCTCAACCAGTTCATCTTCACTTGATGAATACTCCATTCAACAGTTCCAAACGTCTGAATTTTAAAGGGAAAATGCAGTGTTCTGTGCGCAATAAAGCACTGCAATAATCAAATAGGCCAACAAAATGAGCAAAGAAGAATAACACGTTGACACATTTTCGACATGAGTTTCAGAAGAACAACACACTTGCTACAGAGATAATTGGAAAAGGACAATCACCCACAGGGCGGATCTACCACCCCGGCGAACTCTGGCGGCCGCCAGAGGTGGCCGGCGGCGGAGCAACAACCACCCCCCTCCTTTGGCCGATCTACGATCCGAGCGAAGCAACGGCGAGTGAGAAAACCATCAGAAAGCAGTTTCCCTCGATCAGCATCAGGGGGCATAGAAGGGGAGCGCTGACGTACCGTTGCGATGGGAAGGCCGCGTGCGGAAGGCAGAAGCCGAGACCGAGAGCTCCGGCCGTCGAATGGGCGGCGCGTGCGGCAGGAGGAGGCAGAAGCCGCGAGCCCGTTACCAAGATAGGAATTATGCCACGGGATTATGCCCAAAAATCTACGGGTTCGTGAATATgaactaaaacaattttttcttccaaataaaaaatatctgatctataaaaatagagataaagagaaagatgattttttttcaaatccatATCTCTCTGattattttcttacaaagaaaaGAGTTTTTCTTATTGAAAAATagattatcatttatttttgaataaaaaattgtgACATACTGGTTACTTTATCTCACTGTCTCTCCATATCCTATACGAGTATATAGTATATgattcatctatttttttaagtatgGTAGATGAATAGAATCTTTTTTTGGTTTTATTAAAAATGGGTATGTTATATACCCAGTATGATTGTAGTTTAATTGATCAAAGCACCATCATTAAAGACGAAGGCTACGGGTTGAATACTATCAGTCCCAAACTAGAGTTTAATGAATGAATAAATTTATTGTTCCTTTTCTTCATCAAAAATTTTCTTAAAGTAAGGAGGGACAGGAGGCAAGATTAAATATCTATGGGGCACTCTTACTTCACTTTTTTTATTTCACATTTCTTATTAAAAAAAGAGTAGTATAGGAATTTTTTTCACTACTTTCGGTTCGTA
The sequence above is drawn from the Phragmites australis chromosome 10, lpPhrAust1.1, whole genome shotgun sequence genome and encodes:
- the LOC133883478 gene encoding uncharacterized protein LOC133883478, coding for MATTTSLRSHLLILPPQPALAAASLRIRPHAETLSLSSRRLLRRNAGLAARATPTGGAAAPAAEKDEDKGGGGGLSAADAGRLKEFLRVDLPHLFDDVGIDRAAYDDRVRFRDPITRHDTIDGYLFNIRLLKLLFRPDFYLHSVKQTGPYEITTRWTMVMKFMLLPWKPELVFTGLSIMGVNPQNLKFNSHVDIWDSIQNNEYFSFEGLWNVFKQLRIYKTPDRETPNYLILKRTANYEVRSYAPFLIVESKGDKLTGSSGFNNVTGYIFGKNASSEKIPMTTPVFTQSSDNKLSDVSIQIVLPMNKDLNSLPAPNTKEVTLRKVERGIAAVKKFSGRPNEEIVLQKEKDLRSQLLKDGLKPQQGCLLARYNDPRTQSFLMRNEVLIWLDDFRLE
- the LOC133883479 gene encoding protein FAR1-RELATED SEQUENCE 5-like; translated protein: MEYSSSEDELVEDFIDVEDDTGTENIDQGTGVMAPQIHQIDPSEGAMSHVGNELRMAADVMGKNDEPHMGMEFESDAAARAFYNAYALRFGFGIRVARSRSERRKGVEVLVMKRFVCLKEGHHKKKPVEPSNKKKRKRLSIRDGCPAMMEVVRRGPEKWVITKLVLEHTHVIVSADRAREVQLRRLSGKFQEHENQLQEVRRNVFGDTDAQALFSYFMRMQSENSGFFYTMQVDSRNCVSNAVWVDARARMAYTYFGDAVYFDTTYSQNENMLPFAAFTGVNHHGDTVVFGCALILDRTESSYAWLFEAWLTAMDKRLPFSFTTDEGKAMAAAVAKVFPQCFHRLCRWRMLSRCKKRLSDIYTRFPGFHDELKKCVNGCDTVSVFDMCWGSILDKYGLRDDTWLQSLYEIRHKWVPAYLTSSFFAELSLTHRVDTVGRFFRKNFSARVSLNTFITKFDQYIDGLYANEAQKDFTSFPPQQLLKTDTILEKQAGSIYTKVAFETFQVELFEASQHYYAVKVQDGPYMKYYVERYGDPPTRHTVVYNVAEKKAWCDCCRFAFSAILCRHVLGVFILAGIIMLPEPCVTKRWTKKAKTGPELIGPNLGNESSSADSVSSRYNDLVRDAMKCAEKGAVSAGAFRVAKEALCKAFMEIKGHGEKLNKNALQKVDNR